In bacterium, the DNA window TCGAGGCGGTCGTAGCGGACGTGCGGGCGGGTACAGCGCCCGGCGCGATAGCGGCGCGCTTCCACAACGCCGTCGCGGCCATGGCGGCCGACGTCGCCTCCCGTCTCCGCGACGAGTACGGCCTGAGTGCGGTCGCGCTCGGCGGCGGCTGTTTTCAGAATATAACCTTGTTGCGTAAACTGGTGCCGACGCTCGAGGGCGCCGGCTTCGACGTTTTAATTCACGAGCGGGTGCCGACCAACGACGGCGGCCTGTCGTTGGGGCAGGCCGCGGCGGCGCTGGCGCGTTTGGAGAAGGATTAGCATATAATATGTGTCTGGGCGTACCGATGAAGATAATCGAGGTTAACGGGACGATGGCGACGGTCGAGATGGCGCACGTGCGCCAGGAGTGCGACCTCTCGCTCTCGCCGGACGCGAAGGTGGGCGACTACGTAATAGTGCACGCCGGCTTCGCGATAGAAATATTGGACGAGGAGGACGCGCGCGAGACGCTCGAGCTCCTCGACGAGATAGGGTTCGATACGGGGCGCGGGAGTTGAAATACTTGGAGGAGTTTCGCGACGCCGAACGCGTTCGGAAGGTCGCGGCCGCCGTGGCCGCCGTTGCGCCGGCCGACCGCGCGTTCACGTTCATGGAGGTATGCGGGACGCACACCATGGCGGTGGCGCGCTACGGCTTGAAGAAGCTCCTCCCCGCCAACGTCCGATTGATATCCGGCCCCGGCTGCCCGGTGTGCGTGACGCCCAAGGAGTACGTCGACCACGCCGTCGCGCTCGCGCGCGAGCCGGGCGTAGCGGTGGCGACGTTCGGCGATATGATGCGCGTACCCGGCAGCTCGTCGGACCTGTTGCGGCTGCAGGCGGAGGGCGCCGACGTGCGTGTCGTTTATTCGGCGCGGGACGCGGTGGCCTTCGCCCGGGCCGAGCCGGACCGCCGGGTGGTCTTTCTGGGCGTCGGCTTCGAGACTACCGCGCCCACCGTCGCGGCTACCGCGAAGGAAGCCGCGGCCGCGGGCATCCGGAATTATTTCGTCTTGGCCGCGCACAAGTTGATACCGCCGGCGATGCGGGCGTTGTGCGAGAGCGGCGACGTAGCCCTCGACGGTTTCCTGTGCCCGGCCCACGTGAGCGCGATAATCGGCGCCCGGGTGTACGAGTTCATCCCGCGCGACTACGGCCTGGCGTGCGCCGTGGCCGGCTTCGAGCCGGTGGATATTCTGCAGGGTATTTATTTATTGTTGAAGCAATACGCCGACGGCGAGCGGCGCGTCGAC includes these proteins:
- a CDS encoding HypC/HybG/HupF family hydrogenase formation chaperone, with amino-acid sequence MCLGVPMKIIEVNGTMATVEMAHVRQECDLSLSPDAKVGDYVIVHAGFAIEILDEEDARETLELLDEIGFDTGRGS
- the hypD gene encoding hydrogenase formation protein HypD, whose product is MKYLEEFRDAERVRKVAAAVAAVAPADRAFTFMEVCGTHTMAVARYGLKKLLPANVRLISGPGCPVCVTPKEYVDHAVALAREPGVAVATFGDMMRVPGSSSDLLRLQAEGADVRVVYSARDAVAFARAEPDRRVVFLGVGFETTAPTVAATAKEAAAAGIRNYFVLAAHKLIPPAMRALCESGDVALDGFLCPAHVSAIIGARVYEFIPRDYGLACAVAGFEPVDILQGIYLLLKQYADGERRVDNQYSRVVKREGNLRAQEVQAEVFDVCDSRWRGLGDLPASGLAIREEYAALDAARALEVEPEETVPDHGCICGDVLTGAKVPADCPLFGDECTPARPVGPCMVSSEGSCAAAFKFEYE